The following proteins are co-located in the Mesorhizobium australicum WSM2073 genome:
- a CDS encoding methyltransferase domain-containing protein, translating into MKPLQTSSGDPNADRRADYAEMLVASGDHAAAAELLLGGLELAPQWAMGWFRLGEMQEASGRLDLAAQAWTTALKLDPADRQGAALKLQLIGKGPVSMTPPSAFVETLFDHYAETFEDMLVGKLDYRLPEVLDAAIRKARPGRLRLALDLGCGTGLMGEKLRPIVDRLEGFDISARMLKKARAKGIYDALTKADLQDFSYSGDRADLVTSADVLIYIGGLEGLVGVVAGLLADGGLFAFSVESLAEGGGEFALQPSRRYAHSDGYVVRTLEANGLSVLALEPTTIRWDRREPVKGLAVVAWKAGPL; encoded by the coding sequence ATGAAACCGCTTCAGACCTCGTCGGGCGACCCGAACGCCGATCGCCGTGCGGACTATGCCGAAATGCTCGTTGCCTCCGGCGATCATGCCGCTGCCGCCGAGTTGCTGCTCGGCGGCCTGGAACTGGCGCCGCAATGGGCAATGGGCTGGTTTCGCCTGGGCGAGATGCAGGAGGCATCGGGCAGGCTCGACCTGGCGGCGCAGGCCTGGACGACGGCGTTGAAACTGGATCCGGCCGATCGCCAGGGCGCGGCTCTCAAATTGCAGCTGATCGGCAAAGGTCCGGTCTCCATGACGCCGCCCAGCGCCTTTGTCGAAACGCTGTTCGACCACTATGCCGAGACATTCGAGGACATGCTGGTAGGCAAGCTCGACTACCGGCTGCCCGAGGTGCTCGACGCGGCCATCCGCAAGGCAAGGCCGGGCCGCCTCCGCCTGGCGCTCGACCTGGGTTGCGGCACTGGGCTGATGGGCGAGAAGCTGAGGCCGATCGTCGACCGGCTGGAGGGGTTCGACATCTCGGCAAGGATGCTGAAGAAGGCGCGGGCAAAAGGCATCTACGACGCGCTGACGAAAGCGGATTTGCAGGATTTTTCCTATTCGGGCGACAGGGCCGATCTGGTGACGTCAGCCGACGTGCTGATCTACATCGGCGGCCTCGAAGGTCTGGTGGGAGTGGTCGCCGGCCTGCTCGCCGACGGTGGCCTGTTTGCCTTTTCAGTCGAGAGCCTGGCGGAAGGCGGTGGCGAGTTCGCGCTGCAGCCCTCCCGGCGCTACGCCCATTCGGATGGCTATGTCGTACGGACCCTCGAGGCCAACGGCCTCTCGGTCCTCGCGCTGGAGCCGACAACCATCCGCTGGGATCGCCGCGAGCCTGTCAAAGGCCTGGCCGTCGTGGCATGGAAAGCCGGTCCCCTGTGA
- a CDS encoding ABC transporter permease, producing the protein MSEASVTAGVLPERLPRPFLSPLNKRRLQNFKANRRGYWSLWIFLVLFVLSLFAEFIANDKPIIASYKGEILFPVMVAYPEEKFGGFYAVTDYRDPVIQDEINAHGWMIWPPIRYSYQTVNNAIPEAAPAKPSWEYDAKTRCNQYPRGADDPACNVGNWNWFGTDDQARDVLARVIYGFRISVLFGLILTAGSALIGVGAGALQGYFGGWTDLLFQRFIEIWSAIPVLYLLLIVAAILPPGFFILLGLMLLFSWVALVGVVRAEFLRARNFEYVNAARALGVPNRTIMFRHLLPNAMVATLTFLPFLLSGSISTLTSLDYLGFGLPPGSASLGELLKQAQRNLNAPWLGISGFVVISLMLSLLVFVGEATRDAFDPRKTFK; encoded by the coding sequence ATGTCGGAGGCAAGCGTAACCGCCGGTGTCTTGCCGGAGCGGCTCCCACGGCCGTTCCTGTCGCCGCTCAACAAGCGCCGCCTGCAGAATTTCAAAGCCAACCGGCGCGGCTACTGGTCGCTGTGGATTTTCCTCGTCCTGTTCGTGCTGTCGCTGTTTGCCGAATTCATCGCCAACGACAAGCCGATCATCGCTTCCTACAAGGGCGAGATCCTTTTCCCGGTGATGGTTGCGTATCCCGAGGAAAAATTCGGCGGTTTCTATGCCGTCACGGATTATCGCGACCCGGTCATCCAGGACGAGATCAACGCCCATGGCTGGATGATCTGGCCGCCGATCCGCTATTCCTACCAGACCGTCAACAACGCCATTCCGGAAGCAGCACCGGCCAAGCCATCATGGGAATATGACGCCAAGACGCGCTGCAACCAATATCCACGAGGAGCCGATGACCCGGCCTGCAATGTCGGCAACTGGAACTGGTTCGGCACCGACGACCAGGCGCGCGACGTGCTGGCGCGCGTCATTTACGGCTTCCGCATTTCGGTGCTGTTCGGCCTGATCCTGACCGCGGGTTCGGCGCTGATCGGCGTCGGCGCCGGTGCCTTGCAGGGCTATTTCGGCGGCTGGACCGATCTCCTGTTCCAGCGCTTCATCGAGATCTGGTCGGCCATTCCCGTGCTCTATCTGCTGCTCATCGTCGCCGCCATCCTGCCGCCGGGCTTCTTCATCCTGCTCGGCCTGATGCTGCTGTTTTCCTGGGTGGCGCTGGTCGGGGTGGTGCGGGCGGAGTTCCTGCGCGCCCGCAACTTCGAATATGTCAACGCGGCGCGCGCGCTCGGCGTGCCCAACCGCACCATCATGTTCCGGCATCTGCTGCCCAACGCCATGGTGGCGACATTGACCTTCCTGCCCTTTTTGCTGAGCGGCTCGATCTCGACGCTGACCTCGCTAGACTATCTCGGCTTCGGCCTGCCGCCCGGCTCCGCCTCGCTCGGTGAACTGCTCAAGCAGGCGCAGCGCAATCTCAACGCGCCTTGGCTCGGCATTTCCGGCTTCGTCGTCATCTCGCTGATGCTGTCGCTGCTGGTATTTGTCGGCGAGGCGACGCGCGACGCCTTCGATCCGCGCAAGACGTTCAAATGA
- a CDS encoding extracellular solute-binding protein: MTVGRTLLRSMLVVALLAAGLQATRADEWRTTSSLIGDSKYGANFQHYDYVNPNAPKGGTLNSVELGTFDSFNPFIARGTPAAGLNYQGGLLYQSLMAKSLDEGSVNHPEIAEAYKYPADFSSATYRLDPRARWHDGQPITADDVVWSFNFLKKESPQFNHYFANVTDAVAVSDREVEFRFNQKGNRELPLIMADVVVLPKHWWEGTDASGKKRDITKPSLEIPLGSGPYQIESFKPGSEVVWRRVPDFWAADLGINVGRNNIDVRRYTYILDDNAAWQAFTKGGYEDIHSENSARLWMTRYNFPALGAGDVIKREFKATSLASMQGFIMNTRRAKFQDRRVREALGYAFDFETLNRTQSFGLNTRANSYFMGSDLASSGLPQGKELEILNPYKDKLPPELFTQEFKPPVFDSPQAERQNLRKAIDLFAAAGWRIQNGQMTNEKSGEPFTIEILGFDQGAETTVNPFVTMLRKIGVAASFRIVDTSQYIARLNDFDYDMITSRLSQSDSPGNEQREFWSSKAADTPGSRNYSGIKNPVVDALVERVIFATDRDDLLAATHALDRVLLWNFYLVPQFTRSVVWLAYWDKFGIPENQPTYLGPDLDSWWIDPKKEAALAAKYKGLN; encoded by the coding sequence ATGACGGTTGGCCGAACGCTTCTGAGGTCGATGCTGGTCGTGGCCCTGCTGGCGGCGGGGTTGCAGGCGACCCGGGCTGACGAGTGGCGGACCACCTCATCGCTGATCGGCGACTCCAAATATGGCGCCAACTTCCAGCACTATGACTACGTCAATCCAAACGCGCCGAAAGGCGGAACGCTGAATTCGGTGGAACTCGGCACCTTCGATAGTTTCAACCCGTTCATCGCACGCGGCACCCCCGCCGCGGGATTGAACTATCAGGGTGGGCTGCTCTACCAGTCGCTGATGGCCAAATCCCTAGACGAGGGTAGCGTCAATCACCCCGAGATCGCCGAAGCCTATAAGTATCCGGCTGATTTTTCATCCGCGACTTACCGACTCGACCCGCGTGCCAGATGGCATGATGGCCAACCGATCACCGCGGATGACGTGGTTTGGTCATTCAACTTCCTCAAAAAGGAAAGCCCGCAGTTCAACCATTATTTCGCCAACGTCACCGACGCTGTCGCGGTGTCTGATCGGGAAGTGGAATTTCGGTTCAATCAAAAGGGAAATCGGGAGCTGCCGCTGATTATGGCGGACGTCGTAGTGCTGCCGAAACACTGGTGGGAAGGCACCGACGCCAGCGGAAAAAAGCGTGATATCACCAAGCCAAGTCTCGAGATCCCGCTCGGCTCTGGCCCCTACCAGATCGAGAGCTTCAAACCCGGCTCGGAAGTCGTCTGGCGGCGGGTTCCCGACTTTTGGGCGGCCGATCTCGGCATCAATGTTGGACGCAACAATATCGATGTTCGACGCTATACTTACATTCTCGACGACAATGCCGCGTGGCAAGCTTTCACCAAGGGCGGGTACGAAGACATCCACTCTGAAAACAGCGCGCGCCTATGGATGACGCGCTACAATTTTCCGGCTCTCGGAGCCGGCGACGTGATCAAGCGGGAATTCAAGGCAACGTCCCTCGCTTCGATGCAAGGCTTCATCATGAACACGCGTCGCGCGAAGTTCCAGGATCGACGCGTGCGCGAGGCGCTCGGCTATGCCTTCGATTTTGAAACCTTGAACCGCACCCAGTCCTTCGGTCTCAACACCCGTGCCAACAGCTATTTCATGGGCAGTGACCTTGCCTCAAGCGGCCTTCCGCAAGGCAAGGAACTGGAGATACTCAATCCATATAAGGACAAACTGCCGCCGGAACTGTTTACCCAGGAATTCAAACCTCCGGTCTTCGATAGCCCGCAGGCGGAGCGGCAGAATTTACGCAAAGCGATCGACCTGTTTGCGGCAGCCGGCTGGAGAATCCAGAATGGCCAGATGACCAATGAGAAAAGCGGGGAGCCTTTCACCATCGAGATTCTGGGGTTCGATCAAGGCGCCGAAACAACCGTCAATCCGTTCGTGACCATGTTGCGAAAGATCGGGGTCGCTGCGTCGTTCAGGATCGTCGATACCAGCCAATACATCGCTCGACTCAATGATTTCGACTACGACATGATAACGTCTCGGCTGTCGCAATCGGATTCGCCGGGCAACGAGCAACGTGAATTCTGGAGTTCAAAGGCTGCCGATACGCCGGGCTCGCGAAATTACTCGGGGATCAAGAATCCGGTGGTGGATGCACTGGTTGAGCGCGTTATCTTCGCGACTGATCGTGACGACCTGCTCGCCGCTACCCATGCACTCGACCGCGTTTTGTTGTGGAATTTTTATCTCGTCCCGCAATTCACCCGGTCCGTGGTCTGGCTGGCCTATTGGGACAAGTTCGGCATTCCGGAAAACCAGCCGACTTACCTGGGCCCGGATCTCGATTCCTGGTGGATTGATCCTAAGAAAGAAGCTGCGCTGGCGGCCAAGTACAAGGGTCTGAATTGA
- a CDS encoding ATPase AAA: MKLSDFGDRICILGPSNSGKSTLADAIARKRGLTPIHLDLLFHLPNTDWLQRPRDEFIALHDAAIASERWVMDGNYSVCMPQRFQRATGLILLDISTPASLLRYFRRTLFEKERRGALEGGRDSTKWDMIHHIAVTTPKNRSRYRATFDQVNLPKLQLSSVRAIKKCFQDWDLAR; encoded by the coding sequence ATGAAGCTCTCGGACTTCGGCGACCGCATCTGTATCCTGGGCCCGTCGAACAGCGGCAAGTCGACGCTTGCCGACGCGATCGCGCGCAAGCGTGGCCTGACACCCATTCATCTTGATCTGCTCTTTCACCTGCCCAACACGGATTGGCTGCAGCGTCCGAGGGACGAATTCATTGCCTTGCATGACGCAGCGATCGCCAGCGAACGGTGGGTGATGGACGGAAATTACTCGGTTTGCATGCCGCAACGCTTCCAGCGCGCGACCGGATTGATCCTGCTGGACATTTCCACCCCGGCAAGTCTGCTGCGCTATTTCAGGCGTACCTTGTTCGAGAAGGAGAGACGCGGAGCCTTGGAGGGTGGGCGCGACAGCACCAAATGGGACATGATCCACCACATTGCCGTGACCACGCCGAAAAACCGCTCAAGATACCGGGCGACGTTCGACCAAGTCAACCTGCCGAAGCTGCAACTGTCGTCGGTCCGGGCGATCAAGAAATGTTTTCAGGACTGGGATTTGGCCAGGTGA
- a CDS encoding ABC transporter ATP-binding protein: MSDAPLLSVQDLSVAFSQGGGQSVAVDHISFDIARGETVALVGESGSGKSVSALSVLKLLPYPSASHPSGKILFQGADLLAMSEKQLRQVRGNKITMIFQEPMTSLNPLHTIEHQIVEILKLHQGMGDRPAKARTLALLNEVGIRDPQKRLDAYPHQLSGGQRQRVMIAMALANEPELLIADEPTTALDVTVQAQILELLAGLKSRKGMSMLFITHDLGIVRKIADRVCVMTKGKIVETGPTKDIFANPQHPYTRHLLAAEPKGKPPAANADAKPVMTGKDIKVWFPIKQGFFRRTIDHVKAVDGIDVTVRAGQTLGVVGESGSGKTTLGLALARMISSTGTIQFNGRDINQLTFNAMRPLRRELQIVFQDPFGSLSPRMSIAEIIEEGLKIHEPKLSPDERDDKVAAVLKEVGLDPATRNRYPHEFSGGQRQRVAIARAMVLNPRFVMLDEPTSALDMSVQAQVVDLLRNLQAKHDLAYLFISHDLKVIRALANDVIVMRNGQIVEAGPSEQIFGNPQTDYTRALISAAFKIETAPTGVVSE; this comes from the coding sequence ATGAGCGATGCTCCCTTGCTCAGCGTGCAGGACCTCAGCGTCGCCTTCAGCCAGGGCGGCGGCCAGTCAGTCGCCGTCGACCACATTTCGTTCGACATCGCCAGGGGCGAGACGGTGGCGCTGGTCGGCGAATCCGGCTCCGGCAAATCGGTCTCGGCGCTGTCGGTGCTGAAGCTGCTGCCCTATCCCAGCGCCAGCCACCCCTCGGGCAAGATCCTGTTTCAGGGTGCCGACCTGCTCGCCATGAGCGAGAAGCAATTGCGCCAGGTGCGCGGCAACAAGATCACCATGATCTTCCAGGAGCCGATGACCTCGCTCAATCCGTTGCACACGATCGAGCACCAGATCGTCGAAATCCTGAAGCTGCATCAAGGCATGGGCGACCGTCCGGCCAAGGCGCGCACGTTGGCCCTGCTCAATGAGGTCGGCATCCGCGATCCGCAGAAGCGTCTGGACGCCTATCCGCATCAGCTGTCCGGCGGCCAGCGCCAGCGCGTCATGATCGCCATGGCGCTCGCCAACGAGCCGGAACTGTTAATCGCGGACGAGCCGACGACCGCGCTCGACGTCACGGTGCAGGCACAGATCCTCGAACTGCTCGCGGGCCTCAAAAGCCGCAAGGGCATGTCGATGCTGTTCATCACCCATGACCTCGGCATCGTGCGCAAGATCGCCGACCGGGTCTGCGTGATGACCAAGGGCAAGATCGTCGAGACCGGACCGACCAAGGACATCTTCGCCAACCCTCAGCACCCCTATACGCGCCATCTTCTGGCCGCCGAGCCGAAAGGCAAGCCGCCGGCCGCCAATGCCGACGCCAAGCCTGTCATGACCGGCAAGGACATCAAGGTCTGGTTTCCGATCAAGCAGGGGTTCTTCCGGCGCACGATCGATCATGTGAAGGCGGTCGACGGCATCGACGTCACCGTGCGCGCCGGCCAGACGCTGGGCGTGGTCGGCGAATCCGGTTCGGGCAAGACGACGCTCGGCCTGGCACTGGCGCGCATGATCTCGTCGACCGGGACGATCCAGTTCAACGGCCGAGACATCAACCAGCTCACCTTCAACGCCATGCGACCGCTCAGGCGCGAATTGCAGATCGTCTTCCAGGATCCGTTCGGCTCGCTCAGCCCGCGCATGTCGATCGCCGAGATCATCGAGGAAGGGCTTAAGATCCACGAGCCAAAGCTGTCGCCCGACGAGCGCGACGACAAGGTGGCCGCCGTGCTGAAGGAAGTCGGGCTCGATCCGGCGACCCGCAACCGCTATCCGCACGAGTTTTCCGGCGGCCAGCGCCAACGTGTCGCCATCGCCCGCGCCATGGTGCTCAACCCGCGCTTCGTCATGCTGGACGAGCCGACATCGGCGCTCGACATGAGCGTGCAGGCACAGGTCGTCGATCTCCTGCGCAATTTGCAGGCCAAGCACGACCTCGCCTATCTTTTCATCAGCCACGACCTCAAGGTCATCCGGGCGCTGGCCAATGACGTCATCGTCATGCGCAACGGCCAGATCGTCGAAGCCGGCCCTTCCGAACAGATTTTTGGAAATCCGCAAACCGACTATACTCGGGCTCTGATCTCGGCCGCTTTCAAGATCGAGACAGCGCCGACAGGCGTGGTCAGCGAGTGA
- a CDS encoding extracellular solute-binding protein codes for MAALPRRDFLALGGAAAAAALMPGKAFANVATGTKLHGLSAFGDLKYKPDFPHFDYVKVDAPKGGIFNFSPPNWGYNQDTQTFNTLNSFANKGDAPPRMEMCFDALMVRALDEPDAVYGQIADGVTLSDDRNGFTFSLRPEARFHDGTPLTAQDAAFTFKLYKEKGHPELSLSLTHMVDAVAVDDRTLRLTFSGKQSARTVLNVVEFPILSKAFYTANPFDSSQLNPPLGSGAYKVGRFSAGAWIEYDRVADYWGRDLAFNRGQNNFDRIRIEFYQNRNAGFEAFKKGEITYREEFVSRVWATAYDFPAMTAGKVAKHEFPAEKRPSMQATAVNQRREQFRDPRVRRALALCFDFEWTRRNFFYGSYERSQSCFEKSDFRAEGTPSPQELALLEPLRSQLPAEVFGEAVTQPASDGSGRDRKLLGQAAKLLSAAGWKRSGDFVVNDKGGRLSAEFMVDDDTFVQVYSPWVANMKAIGIDATIRLVDSAQYQSRQASFDFDLLSAAFSFSATPTRDDLEVFFHSSTAGVSGSRNLPGISDPAVDTLINAVGAAKDRENLTVAMRALDRVLRARCDWIPSWFLANHRVAYWDMFGFPEQKPDFGFPVETLWWFDKGKAAKIGKG; via the coding sequence ATGGCGGCCCTGCCCCGCCGCGATTTCCTGGCTTTGGGTGGCGCTGCCGCTGCAGCAGCGCTGATGCCGGGCAAAGCCTTTGCAAACGTTGCGACCGGCACCAAGCTGCACGGCCTTTCCGCCTTCGGCGACCTCAAATACAAGCCTGATTTCCCGCATTTCGACTATGTCAAAGTCGATGCGCCCAAGGGCGGCATCTTCAATTTCTCGCCGCCGAATTGGGGTTACAACCAGGATACGCAGACTTTCAACACGCTGAACTCCTTCGCCAACAAGGGCGATGCGCCGCCACGCATGGAGATGTGTTTCGACGCGCTGATGGTGCGGGCGCTCGATGAACCTGACGCGGTCTATGGCCAGATCGCGGATGGCGTGACGCTCTCCGACGACCGCAATGGCTTCACCTTCTCGCTTCGACCCGAGGCGCGTTTCCATGACGGCACGCCGCTGACGGCGCAGGATGCTGCCTTCACCTTCAAGCTCTATAAGGAGAAGGGCCATCCCGAGCTATCGCTGTCGCTGACGCACATGGTCGATGCCGTTGCCGTCGATGACCGCACACTGCGGCTTACTTTTTCCGGCAAGCAATCCGCCCGGACCGTGCTCAACGTGGTGGAATTCCCGATCCTGTCCAAGGCCTTCTACACGGCAAATCCCTTCGATTCCTCGCAATTGAACCCGCCCCTCGGCTCCGGCGCCTACAAGGTCGGGCGTTTCTCGGCCGGCGCATGGATCGAGTACGATCGGGTGGCGGACTATTGGGGTCGTGACCTCGCGTTCAATCGCGGCCAGAACAATTTCGATCGTATCCGCATCGAGTTCTACCAGAACCGCAACGCCGGATTCGAAGCCTTCAAGAAGGGTGAGATCACTTATCGCGAGGAATTCGTGTCACGCGTTTGGGCCACCGCCTATGACTTCCCTGCAATGACCGCGGGCAAAGTGGCCAAGCATGAATTCCCGGCCGAAAAGCGACCCTCGATGCAGGCCACCGCGGTCAATCAGCGGCGAGAGCAGTTTCGCGACCCTAGGGTGAGGCGGGCGCTCGCGCTATGTTTCGATTTCGAGTGGACGCGCCGCAACTTTTTCTACGGCTCGTACGAGCGTTCGCAATCCTGCTTCGAGAAATCGGACTTTCGCGCCGAAGGGACACCGTCGCCGCAAGAACTGGCTCTGCTGGAGCCGCTGCGAAGCCAGTTGCCGGCAGAGGTCTTCGGCGAGGCAGTGACCCAGCCCGCGTCCGACGGCTCCGGTCGCGACCGCAAGCTGCTTGGCCAAGCGGCAAAACTTCTGTCCGCCGCTGGGTGGAAGCGATCAGGCGACTTTGTCGTTAACGACAAGGGGGGCCGGCTTTCAGCCGAGTTCATGGTCGATGACGACACCTTCGTCCAGGTCTATTCGCCCTGGGTCGCCAACATGAAGGCGATCGGCATCGACGCCACGATACGGTTGGTGGATTCGGCGCAATACCAGTCCAGGCAGGCGAGTTTCGACTTCGACCTCTTGTCTGCTGCCTTTTCGTTCAGCGCGACGCCGACTCGGGATGATCTCGAAGTCTTCTTCCATTCGAGCACCGCCGGCGTCTCCGGCTCCCGCAACTTGCCGGGTATCTCCGATCCCGCTGTCGACACGCTGATCAATGCCGTGGGCGCGGCAAAGGACCGTGAAAACCTGACCGTGGCGATGCGGGCGCTCGACCGGGTCTTGCGTGCGCGATGCGATTGGATTCCTAGTTGGTTCCTGGCGAATCATCGCGTTGCCTATTGGGACATGTTCGGCTTTCCCGAACAAAAGCCCGATTTCGGCTTTCCGGTCGAGACGCTGTGGTGGTTCGATAAAGGCAAGGCGGCAAAAATTGGCAAAGGCTGA
- a CDS encoding microcin C ABC transporter permease YejB — protein sequence MGAYILRRILLMIPTLFGIMAISFAVIQFAPGGPVEQVIAKLTNQGGSDRLGGGGGDAGGSNFDVAGDVSSKYRGAQGLDPEFIKKLEKQFGFDKPPLERFGMMLWNYARFDFGNSYFRDISVLDLILEKMPVSISIGLWITLLSYLISIPLGIRKAVKDGTPFDVWTSGVVIVGYAIPGFLFGILLMVLFAGGSFWDWFPLRGIVSDNWDQLSWPAKIVDYFWHMTLPLTALVLSAFATTTLLTKNSFLEEIRKQYVVTARAKGLSERQVLYGHVFRNAMLIVIAGFPGAFISAFFTGSLLIENIFSLDGLGLLGFRSVVERDYPVVFANLYIFSLLGLFVGLLSDLMYTWVDPRIDFERRDI from the coding sequence ATGGGCGCCTATATACTGCGCCGCATCCTTTTGATGATCCCGACCCTGTTCGGCATCATGGCGATATCGTTCGCCGTCATCCAGTTCGCGCCTGGCGGGCCGGTCGAGCAGGTCATCGCCAAGCTGACCAACCAGGGCGGCAGCGACCGCCTCGGCGGTGGCGGCGGCGATGCAGGCGGCTCCAATTTCGACGTCGCCGGCGATGTCAGCTCGAAATATCGCGGCGCCCAGGGCCTCGATCCGGAATTCATCAAGAAGCTGGAGAAGCAGTTCGGTTTCGACAAGCCGCCGCTCGAGCGCTTCGGCATGATGCTGTGGAATTATGCCAGGTTCGATTTCGGCAACAGCTATTTCCGCGATATCTCGGTGCTCGACCTGATCCTGGAAAAGATGCCCGTATCGATTTCGATCGGGCTCTGGATCACCTTGTTGTCCTATCTGATCTCGATCCCGCTCGGCATTCGCAAGGCGGTGAAGGACGGCACGCCCTTCGACGTCTGGACCAGTGGGGTCGTCATCGTCGGCTATGCCATTCCAGGCTTCCTGTTCGGCATCCTTTTGATGGTGCTGTTCGCCGGCGGCTCGTTCTGGGACTGGTTCCCGTTGCGCGGCATCGTCTCGGACAATTGGGACCAATTGTCGTGGCCGGCCAAGATCGTCGATTATTTCTGGCACATGACGCTGCCGCTGACGGCGCTGGTGTTGTCGGCCTTCGCAACGACCACGCTTTTGACCAAGAACTCCTTCCTGGAGGAAATCCGCAAGCAGTATGTGGTGACGGCGCGCGCCAAGGGCCTGTCGGAACGGCAGGTGCTTTATGGGCACGTTTTCCGCAACGCCATGCTGATCGTCATCGCCGGCTTCCCGGGTGCCTTCATCTCGGCCTTCTTCACGGGATCGCTGCTGATCGAGAACATCTTTTCGCTCGACGGGCTCGGCCTGCTCGGCTTCCGGTCCGTGGTCGAGCGCGACTATCCGGTGGTGTTCGCCAACCTTTATATCTTCTCGCTGCTTGGCCTGTTCGTCGGGCTCCTGTCCGACCTGATGTACACCTGGGTCGATCCGCGCATCGATTTCGAGCGGAGAGACATCTGA
- a CDS encoding 2-hydroxyacid dehydrogenase translates to MEKGRILLAVTGFHPQRWRDLLSAEREVVLEPDGPKDPSITYAVVWKQKPNLMSSLPNLRAIFSIGAGVDHIFADPGLPDVPIVKVVADNLTQYMTEYVVWRVLDHHRQGLLYRSQQPKKIWHEPQQRPAGDISVGIMGLGSLGRAAASALLSLGFAVNGWSRTDRPMEAVATYGGEAGLIPFLNATDILVVLLPLTPDTQGIVNYGVLKELRKRNGLGGSVLINAGRGRLQKDADIVRALDDGTLKEASLDVFEVEPLPKTSPLWNHPKVFVTPHAAATSDPAHLAPLMLRQMDAFERGERLDNLVDRKAGY, encoded by the coding sequence ATGGAAAAAGGCCGCATCCTGCTTGCCGTCACCGGCTTTCATCCGCAGCGCTGGCGCGACCTGCTGTCGGCCGAGCGCGAGGTGGTGCTGGAACCGGACGGCCCCAAGGATCCCTCGATCACCTATGCGGTGGTGTGGAAGCAGAAGCCCAATTTGATGTCGTCGCTGCCCAATCTGCGCGCCATCTTCTCGATCGGCGCCGGCGTCGACCATATCTTCGCCGATCCCGGCCTGCCCGACGTGCCGATCGTCAAGGTCGTCGCCGACAACCTCACCCAGTACATGACCGAGTACGTCGTCTGGCGGGTGCTCGATCACCATCGCCAGGGCCTGCTCTACCGGTCGCAGCAGCCAAAGAAGATCTGGCACGAGCCACAGCAGAGGCCGGCCGGTGACATTTCCGTCGGCATCATGGGACTTGGCAGTCTCGGCCGCGCGGCAGCCTCGGCGCTGCTGTCGCTGGGCTTTGCGGTCAATGGCTGGTCGCGCACGGACCGGCCAATGGAAGCGGTGGCGACGTATGGCGGCGAAGCCGGGCTGATCCCATTCCTCAACGCCACCGACATTCTGGTCGTGCTTCTGCCGCTGACGCCGGACACGCAAGGCATCGTCAACTACGGCGTGCTGAAGGAATTGAGGAAACGCAACGGCCTCGGCGGCTCGGTGCTGATCAATGCCGGACGCGGCCGCCTGCAGAAGGACGCCGACATCGTGCGCGCGCTGGATGACGGCACGCTGAAGGAGGCGAGCCTCGACGTGTTCGAGGTGGAACCACTGCCGAAGACCAGCCCGTTGTGGAACCACCCGAAGGTGTTCGTGACGCCGCATGCCGCGGCGACTTCCGATCCAGCCCATCTGGCGCCGCTCATGCTGCGCCAGATGGACGCTTTCGAACGCGGCGAAAGGCTCGACAATCTGGTGGACCGCAAAGCAGGATACTAG